The nucleotide window CGGGAGTTCTCCGGCGATCGCGAATCACCGATTTGCCGAACGCCGGTAAAGGACAAGGGACGCAGGGATACACACGGCCAGGATGACCAGAGAGGAGCCGACCGCATACCCCACGGCATGGTCGGCCACCCAGCCGGTCGCGGCCGGGAAGTTCGGTGGCGCTTCGTTGGCGAAGAGCTGCCGGCATGCGGTCGCGACCGCGGTGACCGGGTTCCACTCCGCGATGGCACGCAACGGCCCGGGGAGGCTCTGCGCGGAGATGAAAGCACTCGACAGGAACGTCACCGGGAACATCCAGAGAAACCCGATGCTCTGTGCCGCTTCGACATTCGGGGCCGCCAGGCCGGTCACCGCGCCCACCCAGGCCATGGCCAGGGCGAAGAGAGCGATGATGCCGAAGGCGATTGCGGCATCTCCCGCGCTGCCCTGGACACGCCAGCCGATCGCGAGACCGCAGGCGACCATCACCGCGAGGCCGAT belongs to Gordonia westfalica and includes:
- a CDS encoding ABC transporter permease; protein product: MFTDTAVLVERNLLTVKRIPTLLISATIQPLMFVFLFAYVFGATFGGGSYREFLMAGIFTQTVVFNAAFTTVGLANDTSDGIVDRLRSLPMSRLGVISGRVTSDMLLGAIGLAVMVACGLAIGWRVQGSAGDAAIAFGIIALFALAMAWVGAVTGLAAPNVEAAQSIGFLWMFPVTFLSSAFISAQSLPGPLRAIAEWNPVTAVATACRQLFANEAPPNFPAATGWVADHAVGYAVGSSLVILAVCIPASLVLYRRSANR